In one Hemiscyllium ocellatum isolate sHemOce1 chromosome 29, sHemOce1.pat.X.cur, whole genome shotgun sequence genomic region, the following are encoded:
- the LOC132829682 gene encoding C-X-C chemokine receptor type 5, with protein sequence MSKMRFVIGNLTDEYMYENFTEDMVYEETYCPEEDETPKYFRKILVPLLYFIVFLFGTIGNGLVLLILLRYRHFRTPTDNYLLHLAMADLLLVLGLPFIALENILGWRFKTFLCKVIGSLHKLNFFCNSLLLGCISFDRYLAIVYAVQTYKKRKARYVHLVCSAVWAIGFILQIPTLVFLKVETKLPENISKCTYPSDDIRANDWLLAEQILYHGIGFSLPLAVMCYCYTKVIQTLCKTQNFKRHKAVKMVLTVTVMFFICWSPYNVAIIIKTLRSLDVFIADCEFYRKLAFAIVLSESVGFSHSCLNPILYVFIGVKFRNDILKLLREIGCISQATMDSHFHLKRAGKNGNPSVSDNTTSWSNV encoded by the coding sequence GAATACATGTATGAAAATTTTACAGAGGACATGGTATATGAAGAAACATACTGCCCTGAAGAAGATGAAACCCCCAAGTATTTCCGGAAAATTCTTGTCCCATTGCTATATTTCATAGTTTTCTTGTTCGGGACCATTGGCAATGGCTTGGTGTTGCTGATCCTGCTACGTTACAGGCACTTCCGGACTCCGACTGACAACTACTTGCTGCACCTAGCAATGGCTGATCTTCTCCTTGTCCTGGGCCTTCCTTTCATTGCTCTGGAAAATATTTTGGGGTGGCGCTTCAAAACTTTCCTTTGTAAAGTGATAGGTTCCCTTCACAAGCTCAACTTCTTCTGCAACAGTCTGCTTTTAGGGTGCATCAGCTTTGACCGGTACCTGGCAATTGTCTATGCGGTCCAAACCTACAAAAAACGCAAAGCCCGGTATGTGCACCTGGTCTGCTCAGCTGTCTGGGCCATAGGATTCATCCTTCAAATTCCAACTCTTGTCTTCTTAAAAGTTGAGACAAAGTTGCCAGAGAACATTTCCAAATGCACTTACCCATCAGATGACATCAGGGCGAACGACTGGCTCTTGGCCGAGCAAATCCTGTACCATGGTattggcttttccttgccacttGCTGTCATGTGTTACTGTTACACCAAAGTGATTCAAACTCTGTGCAAGACCCAGAACTTTAAGAGGCATAAGGCCGTCAAGATGGTGCTGACAGTCACTGTCATGTTTTTCATCTGCTGGTCTCCTTACAATGTGGCCATTATCATCAAGACACTGCGATCACTGGATGTGTTCATTGCTGACTGTGAGTTCTACAGAAAACTGGCTTTTGCCATTGTTCTGTCAGAGAGTGTTGGCTTCAGTCACAGCTGTCTCAACCCAATCCTCTATGTGTTTATTGGTGTCAAATTCAGAAATGACATTTTGAAACTTCTGAGAGAGATTGGCTGTATTAGTCAAGCCACCATGGACAGTCACTTCCATCTGAAACGTGCTGGGAAGAATGGGAATCCATCTGTCTCTGACAATACCACCTCCTGGTCTAATGTTTAA